Below is a genomic region from Indicator indicator isolate 239-I01 chromosome 2, UM_Iind_1.1, whole genome shotgun sequence.
gCTGTAAAAACCATCTAGAGACAGAGAGGTAAAAAGGGGATATTTTTATGACCATTTAGGCATTCTTTCTGAACAGCCTTCTGGGATAACGGATACTGCTCTGAAACCTGGTaatctttcatttttcctgaAGTTCTGTTTCATAACTTTGGAAACCAGAAATCTGTTGAGCTATTAGTCCCTTGAAGtaaattgaatcatagaatcagccaggttggaagagacctccaagatcatccagtccaacctgtcacccagccctatccagtcaactagaccatggcaccaagtgcctcatccagtcttctcttgaacatctccagggttggtgactccaccacctccctgggcagcccattccaatgggcaatcactctctctgtgaagaacttcctcctaatatccagcctagacctcccctggcacagctttgagactgtgtccctcttgttctgctgctggttgcctgggaagaagagaccaaccccctcctggctacaacctcccttcaggtagttgtagacagcaatgaggtcacccctgagcctcctcttctccaggctaaacatccccagctccctcagcctctcctcacagggcttgtgttccggacccctccccagctttgttgcccttcttggaCACGTTCCactacctcaacatctctcttgaattgaggagcccagaactggacacaggactcaaggtgtggcctgaccagtgctgagcacaggggcaagaagaacctcccttgtcctgctggccacactattcctgatgcaggccaggatgccattggctctcctgggcacactgctggctcatgttcagtctactatcaaccagcactcccaggtccctctctgtctggctgctctccagccactctgtccccagcctgtagcgctgcttggggttgttgtggccacagtgtagaaccctgcacttagccttattaaatctcatcccattggcctctgcccacccatccagcctgtcaaggtccctctgcagggccctcctaccctctaacagatcaacatctgctcctaacttggtgtcatctgcaaacttactgatgctggactcaattcccttgtccagatcatcagtaaagatattgaacaggatgggtcCCAACGCTGATCCCTGGACACCAgtgactggatgtggcaccattcaccaccactctctgggcccagccctccagccagttcttgacccatttcagagtgaatctgtccaagccacaagctgccagctttgctaGGATCTTCTTGTATTTTGGTAACAAATAAGCTTGGGGCTGCAGGTGTGGATGGGCAATTTGGCCATGGGAATTTCTATTTAATCCCCTTTATTGTCTTACTTGACAATAATCGTCCTGTTACCATAAAACATTAAGAAAATGATCCTGGCTCTGACTTTGTGAAGAATAGTATCAAAATGTATTTCTAGTTAATGCAAAATAGAAGGGCTTGATAACAAgaatttttaaagttttgtaGTTCTTTGTAATGCTGTCTCATTTGTAACATGATTAAATAACCCAGAGTACTTTCAAGGGTTGGGTTTGCTAATGTGGCTCCCGTACTAAAGTGACGTGAATGCTGGCTCTTTTGCTTCTGAGGCATACCTGTTGCTGTGAACTGGGAATGGTGCACCAAAAATTtgccttgttttctgtttctcatttaTTCTTTATGCAGGAACATGTGGCATTACTATATTTGGCAGGAGACATGGACGGAGAGAAGTCTGCAAGGGATATTCAGTCCTACACAGTCTGTTTTGTACAGATAGACCTACTGGAATTTGAAATATTAGGCAGAACAAAATGCTGGCCTGAGGTTTTACATACGCTTTTCGGATAGTACTTTCTTAAATGTGAGGATACTGCAGGAGTAGTAGAACTTTCTACTGAGTTAACTTTCATTAGCCATGTTAGGCTCTCAGTTTCTGTTATGGAAATACTGCACTGTTTTTATCAGGGTCATAACTTGAAGCTTTTTCTTGTTCATTGTTAGGCAGTGTGCGAAGTTCCTCAGGTAATCTGGCATCTGTATGTTCCCAATGagaagctggaaaagatctcattccacagccttgagcaaccaggaaaaggggaaaaaatctgCTGGAAGTCGTCTTCACAATAGCCTCTAGACACCCAGGACATGAATACAATTAAATAATTGTGGATGTGTGTGGTGGAATACAcaggctgtgattttttttttcctgtatttcaaccacttattttattaatttaattttttgtcCACATAATGAAGAGGCTGTAAACTTTCTCAGAGAGGTAGGGATGATATGTTTTGCATTGAAAACCAAGGAAACACTTCTCCTTTTTAGTCAGTTAACTATGCCAGTATGCATGAACAAGTGTAAAGTCTTTATTCTAAAGTGGAGATCTCTAGACTCGTCTGTATAGCAATTTTCTCAGCTGTCAGCTATAATTACACCTGCTACTGTTAGAACATTTACACTCCAAAACACAAGGGGAGCATAAGTGGATTTTTGGCATGTTCTTTCTTCCTGCCTCCTGGTAGTGGTGGAAAGGAATATGTACCAAAATAGATGAATACAGGAAATGCGTAAGTGAGGACTGTTCATACTGGTACCTCTTGTATCTTGCTGCACATCTGACTTCTGATAATTTGCCTGTAAAGGTTTCGGTTTAACTGGCTTCTCTGAGATGAATTGcataacaattctataattgcAAACTGTACTTTTAGACCTTAAGTATAATGAAAGAATGACTGacaacaaagaaaaactttGCAGAGGTGCTTGGTGTGGTGTACTGCGACTTGAAGTCTGGGAGAATGGGTGGGGGAACTTTGTGAACTGGTGAAACAACAGGTTTTGTTTCAGAGCAGGTAAATTACCATTCATTGTTGCTCTTGACTCAATTatacacaaccaaaaaaaaaaagaggaaaaaactaGTCATTAGTCGCTAATAAAATGCTTCTGAAAGACATCTCAAAGCCTGCATCTTCTTAGTGGGCTTTTGAGAGACCTGAGACAACTAGTAAGAATATAAGTCACATGTATAGAAGGAACTTCCAAAGAGCCCCTAGGGAAAGCTTCTCATCTCTGTTCTGGTAATCTGTTTTGATGACTGAACATGTccatattttgaaataaaataggctttttctgctttaagaTAGTGTTTTGGGGAatgtgctttgctttcagtTTATAGGGTAGTCCCTGAAGGAAAAGTACTGCAGAAAACTCTGTGCAACTGTGCAGCTTCTGGCATTAGaaacaaaggcagaaaaatgagGTGAAGGCTGTGGCATCTTCCAGGCAATGGCTCAGAAAAATTTTCACATGCTCTTGGTGCCTGTCtcttctgggcccttcagtaaATTAAAGATTATGGTAGCTCTGAAGGTAaccttgaagattttttttttttgttattattatttgtatgtttaaattttttttaaaaaaggttgTTGGGAAAGGGCAAAACCACTAGCACAGCACatatctctttttttaaagcatctgGGATGTGTATTGCTGCAACAGGACAAATGATAATGGGTTGTGTGTGTATTACTGAGAGTCTGAGTAAAAGTAAGTGTAACAATGTAAACCCTATCATCCCACTGCAAATTCTTTAGTAGTATTTGTGCTAGCAGTGACCAGGGAGGATTGAAAGCAATGCCAGGCAGAAATTTGAAATCCTAAGGAAGAAAATCTAGATCatggcagcctgtccccacaagcCTCGATGTACTTCTTTTGCCAGTCCTGAAGCTGTGGTGGAGACCAGGAAACTGCAGGGAACCTATTTGCACTGTTTTGAACAGGGTGAGGTAGGACTTGAACATTGAAGACCCTGAAGAAGCCTGATAGTATTAGAATGCAGCAGTAGAGAAGTTAAAAGGCAGCCTGCCAGTCTTGTTGGATCAGTAATTTTTGGTGAAGTGGAGGAAGTAGGAAATCAGAAATACAGAGGAGAAATATTTGTAGTACTTGAGTAAGCATCTAAAACTTTATAATTAGAAACTCCTAAGAGCCAATAGAAACTCCAGCTGAAAATTTCCTGTCTTTTCTGTGCCTTCTGGCTGCAGTTGTGTATAGTTCATGATACTTTGGTGAGGGAAGGGAAAATATTGTTGGTTTATAAAtgcagaacatttttttctagAGCATTTTTGTGTAGAAGCTGGTAGAGTTGCAGGGAGAGAATTGAAGTAAACTGTTCTTTGCTCAAGGACATAGCAAAGGCTGCTACTTTGCTGATAGAAGACCACATGGCATTTCTGGTTTTCTTGAACTGACTGTGTTGCAGAACTATTTGGTTTGTGAAACTGAGTTATTCAGGAGGTCAGTGATGGTGGTGTAGTCTGTATTTGCCTGAGCACTGTAACAAAGGCCCTCCTTTCTGTACAGGGAACATAAGCTATTTGTCTTGCTTTTCAAAGTCAttgcttcctccttctctccctagCTGTTGTCTCTTGATCAGTCCCAAAGAAAAGATCAATTCCTGCTTCTCCCTGTGATTGCTAAGCCAGGCTGTATTGCCTACTTGTTTTTCAAACAAACATCTCTTTGTGTTCTCCCCATGTTGCCTCTCAGGCTTCAAAAGCAACCCTCCAGAAACATCCACAGAGCTTTCCCCTTACATCTTAAGGCCTTGCAATGGTATCTGCAAACCCTTGAGGAGGGCTAATGTTTCTGAGCTTCTTTGATTTGGAATATTAAATAAAGTGCAGTGTCATTTTGTTCCTTTGTTCCCTCATTTTTGTATCTCCTTTCACATACTTAACTTCTTTTTTGTCAAAGACTGCTTTTTGCCCTGATCCAGAGGTAGTGCTTGTGAGCCCTGCGATAATACAGATCATGAGTAAGAGCTCACGTGCGTATTTGGCACGGAGTTTAAAGAAGTATTGCAGTAACTGGGCCATGAAGTTACTAATGCATCTGTTTTACCTTCCACAGAAGCCCCTTGTGCTACTCCACTGATCTGTAGCTTTGGGAGGCCGGTGGACCTGGAGAAGGATGACTACCAGAAAGTTATATGCAACAATGAGCATTGCCCGTACAGCACTTGGATGCACCTTCAGTGCTTCTATGAATGGGAAAGCAGCATTCTTGTCCAGTTCAATTGCAttggcagagccaggagctggaaCGAAAAGCAGTGTCGTCAGAACATGTGGACAAAGAAAGGATATGACCTGGCTTTTCGCTTTTGCTCCTGTCGGTGTGGGCAGGGTCATTTAAAGAAGGACACAGACTGGTACCAGGTGAAGCGAATGCAGGATGATAAGAAGAAGAAATCAGTGTTGGAGAAAAGTACAGGAAGGTCAATGGCAGAGTCAGCAGAGGAGGCCAAAAAGGGCAGGCCAGCCAACAAGCCACAAAAAGGCTTAAGTAATGATCTCCAGCGAAGGCACTCGATGGACAGGCAGAACTCCCAGGAGAAGGGGGTCATGGGTGGCAGCTATGCGGTTCGTTCACCTTGTGTCTCTCCTGGCCAGTCCCCACCCACTGGCTACTCCATTCTTGCCCCCACGCATTTCAGTGGCCCTCGTTCCTCACGATACTTGGGAGAGTTTCTGAAGAACGCCATTCACCTGGAGCCCCATAAGAAGAATGTGGCTGGTGGGGGCATGTTCAGGAATGCGCATTTTGATTACGGAGCGGCTGGCTTGCAAGCGCATAGATCGGGACACTTTGATGCCCCCGTGCAGTTTTTGAGGAGGCTCGACCTCTCTGAGCTGCTTACCCACATCCCCAGGCATAAATTGAATACTTTCCATGTGCGGATGGAAGACGATGCCCAGGTGGGCCAAGGGGAGGACCTTCGGAAGTTCATCCTTGCTGCTCTTAGTGCCAGCCACAGGAACGTTGTAAACTGTGCGCTATGCCACAGGGTGCTGCCAGTGTTTGAACAGTTTCCGCTGGTGGATGGGACCCTGTTCCTTAGCCCATCGAGACACGATGAGATTGAATATGATGTTCCCTGTCACCTTCAAGGTACAGGTTGTCTGTCAGTCATGCTAGGTCTCATAAATGATGGATCTGCCTTCTGTGCCCTGTCCCCCTCATTATAGATTTTTCATCCCAATTCTGCGTTTTTAAGCAGTTCTGTAAAGCTTGGAGTCACATCCAAAT
It encodes:
- the HECA gene encoding headcase protein homolog translates to MPNQKGGKGKKNKRANSSGDEQENGAAAGTGAAAAAGGGTAAGSGAGAAAAGGSGAGGGAGGAAAAGGAAPGDIKNEAPCATPLICSFGRPVDLEKDDYQKVICNNEHCPYSTWMHLQCFYEWESSILVQFNCIGRARSWNEKQCRQNMWTKKGYDLAFRFCSCRCGQGHLKKDTDWYQVKRMQDDKKKKSVLEKSTGRSMAESAEEAKKGRPANKPQKGLSNDLQRRHSMDRQNSQEKGVMGGSYAVRSPCVSPGQSPPTGYSILAPTHFSGPRSSRYLGEFLKNAIHLEPHKKNVAGGGMFRNAHFDYGAAGLQAHRSGHFDAPVQFLRRLDLSELLTHIPRHKLNTFHVRMEDDAQVGQGEDLRKFILAALSASHRNVVNCALCHRVLPVFEQFPLVDGTLFLSPSRHDEIEYDVPCHLQGRLMHLYAVCVDCLEGVHKIICIKCKSRWDGSWHQLGTMYTYDILAASPCCQARLNCKHCGKPVIDVRIGMQYFSEYSNVQQCPHCGNLDYHFVKPFSSFKVLEAY